The following proteins are encoded in a genomic region of Candidatus Methylomirabilis lanthanidiphila:
- a CDS encoding UDP-glucose 6-dehydrogenase has product MNIAIIGTGYVGLVTGVCFAEFGLHVTAVDTDEERIARLAKGEALIYEPQLGEMLRRNLQQGRIQFTTDAARAVRESLVIFIAVGTPSKEDGSADLHYVEDVARTVARNLNGYKVIVTKSTVPVGTGRRIQSIIHEENSTGPQGVFDIASNPEFLREGSAIEDFLRP; this is encoded by the coding sequence ATGAATATCGCCATTATCGGAACCGGGTATGTGGGTCTCGTCACCGGGGTATGCTTCGCGGAATTTGGTTTGCATGTGACCGCCGTAGATACGGATGAGGAGCGCATCGCCCGGTTGGCGAAAGGGGAGGCCCTGATTTACGAGCCGCAGTTGGGCGAGATGCTGCGCAGGAATCTCCAGCAGGGCCGCATTCAGTTCACAACCGACGCGGCGCGCGCAGTGAGAGAGTCGCTCGTCATTTTTATCGCCGTGGGAACCCCCTCCAAGGAGGACGGGTCTGCAGATCTTCATTACGTTGAGGACGTTGCCCGAACCGTCGCGCGGAACCTGAACGGCTATAAAGTGATCGTGACGAAGAGCACGGTCCCGGTAGGGACCGGGCGGAGAATCCAGTCTATTATCCATGAAGAGAACAGCACCGGACCGCAGGGAGTATTCGATATCGCCTCCAACCCGGAATTCCTGCGCGAGGGATCGGCGATTGAGGACTTCTTGCGACCC
- a CDS encoding preprotein translocase subunit TatA, protein MFGLGIQELVIILIIVMLIFGASRLPELGSGLGKAIRGFKDSLAGKDAIDVTPKKEKGEEKRSDDGKA, encoded by the coding sequence ATGTTCGGGCTGGGGATTCAGGAATTGGTGATCATTCTCATTATCGTGATGCTCATTTTTGGCGCCAGCCGACTGCCTGAGCTCGGCAGTGGCCTCGGTAAGGCTATTCGAGGCTTCAAGGATTCATTGGCGGGCAAGGATGCTATCGATGTGACGCCAAAGAAAGAGAAAGGCGAGGAAAAACGATCCGACGACGGCAAGGCGTAA
- the tuf_1 gene encoding elongation factor Tu, with protein MLRLGRMCYHGAVTAIKHIIIGTAGHIDHGKTALVKALTGIDTDRLKEEKERGISIELGFADLTLSDDLQLGIIDVPGHERFVKTMLAGVGGIDLVVLVIGADEGVMPQTREHLHICELLQIKRGVVVLTKVDLVEPDWLEMIRADLKGFLAGTFLEGAPVVPVSAVTGQGLPQLRSVLREAAETIGPKRHDGIVRLPIDRVFTIKGFGTVVTGTLWSGTLRAGDEVVVLPLELRSRVRRLQVHGRTVEQAWAGQRIAVNLPGLEVDQLNRGDLLSVPDALEPSMTFDVSLALLKDAPRALRNRARVRFHLGTSEILARVVLLDGEDLNPGDETFAHVRLEGPAAALAGDRYVIRSYSPAQTIGGGSILDPNPPMRRRAKGPLLEHLKVLQTGTAGQQVERLLAQAGPTPIALDALRVSASLDDTTLQRELRRLVESGMALALGANGALGYVHRLNYDRLATEIVARLEDFHRQEPLKDGLPKEELRSKLHQVGPVLFAHLLQSLVETQQIVIDREKVRHFLHRPTLSAPEQAVKDRLAAIYQQAGLQPPDLEAALTQAGSARKTGMTIFRCLVDEGTVIKIKDNLYLHRDHYSRAKEMLLNHFRFHAVITVQQFKELLGVSRKFAIPFLEHFDSAKLTRRQNDERVLYV; from the coding sequence TTGTTGCGGCTTGGACGCATGTGCTACCATGGCGCTGTGACGGCAATAAAGCATATTATCATCGGGACAGCCGGCCATATCGATCATGGGAAGACCGCGCTCGTCAAAGCCCTGACCGGCATCGATACCGACCGGTTGAAGGAGGAGAAGGAGCGGGGGATCTCCATCGAGCTGGGTTTTGCCGACCTGACTCTCTCCGACGACCTCCAGCTCGGGATTATAGACGTTCCGGGGCATGAACGGTTCGTGAAGACCATGCTCGCGGGCGTCGGTGGGATCGATCTGGTTGTGCTGGTCATCGGCGCGGACGAGGGGGTGATGCCGCAGACGCGGGAGCACCTCCATATCTGCGAGTTGCTGCAGATCAAGCGGGGCGTGGTGGTGCTGACGAAGGTCGACCTCGTCGAGCCCGACTGGCTGGAGATGATACGGGCCGACCTGAAAGGGTTTCTGGCAGGGACCTTTCTTGAGGGCGCGCCGGTCGTTCCGGTATCTGCTGTTACCGGGCAAGGGCTTCCGCAGTTGAGATCGGTCCTCCGTGAGGCGGCCGAGACGATCGGGCCGAAGCGTCATGACGGAATTGTTCGTCTCCCGATTGATCGGGTCTTTACCATCAAAGGATTCGGCACGGTAGTGACCGGCACCCTGTGGTCCGGGACGTTGCGAGCCGGGGACGAGGTGGTCGTTCTCCCTCTAGAGTTGCGTTCACGGGTTCGGCGGCTTCAGGTCCACGGTCGGACGGTAGAACAGGCCTGGGCCGGGCAGCGGATCGCCGTCAACCTACCCGGTCTTGAGGTGGATCAACTCAATCGAGGCGATCTTCTGAGCGTTCCGGACGCTCTGGAACCTTCCATGACCTTCGATGTATCGTTAGCCCTCCTGAAGGATGCTCCGCGCGCCCTGCGGAACCGGGCGAGGGTCCGGTTCCACTTGGGAACAAGCGAGATCCTGGCTCGAGTCGTCCTGCTCGACGGTGAGGATCTGAACCCCGGCGACGAGACGTTCGCTCACGTGCGACTTGAGGGTCCGGCGGCCGCCCTGGCCGGCGACCGGTATGTGATCCGAAGCTACTCGCCTGCCCAGACGATCGGGGGCGGGAGCATCCTCGACCCGAACCCGCCGATGCGGCGCCGGGCCAAGGGGCCGTTGCTCGAACACCTCAAGGTCTTGCAGACCGGTACAGCGGGTCAGCAGGTTGAGCGCCTGCTGGCGCAGGCCGGACCGACGCCGATCGCGCTGGACGCGCTCAGGGTGTCAGCCAGCCTGGATGATACTACACTGCAGCGGGAGCTCAGGCGCCTCGTCGAGAGCGGGATGGCTCTGGCGTTGGGTGCCAACGGTGCGCTCGGATACGTTCATCGGCTGAACTATGATCGTCTGGCGACGGAGATCGTTGCTCGTCTGGAGGATTTCCACAGACAAGAACCCCTCAAGGACGGGCTGCCGAAGGAAGAGCTGCGATCTAAACTGCATCAGGTTGGGCCGGTCCTGTTTGCTCACCTGTTACAGAGTCTCGTGGAGACGCAGCAAATCGTCATCGACCGGGAGAAGGTGCGACATTTCCTGCATCGTCCCACCCTCTCAGCCCCGGAACAGGCCGTCAAAGATCGATTAGCTGCGATCTACCAGCAGGCAGGTCTTCAGCCGCCGGATCTGGAGGCGGCGCTGACCCAAGCCGGATCAGCCCGCAAGACCGGGATGACGATCTTTCGTTGCCTTGTCGACGAAGGGACAGTCATCAAAATCAAAGACAACCTCTATCTTCACCGCGACCACTACAGCCGTGCGAAAGAGATGCTCCTCAACCACTTCAGGTTCCACGCCGTCATTACGGTCCAGCAGTTCAAGGAGCTGCTGGGGGTGAGCCGGAAGTTTGCGATTCCCTTTCTGGAGCATTTCGATAGCGCGAAGCTGACTCGTCGGCAGAATGATGAGCGGGTCCTCTACGTGTAG
- a CDS encoding CopG family transcriptional regulator — MRTTKTWTISLPPKLVREAERGAKEENRTKSELVREALRFYLEEQRWRKLQRKTALHAQALGIRTEEDVDRLVHAVRK, encoded by the coding sequence GTGCGGACAACCAAAACATGGACCATTTCACTACCCCCCAAGCTTGTCAGAGAGGCTGAGCGGGGAGCGAAGGAAGAAAACCGAACCAAGAGCGAGCTGGTCCGGGAGGCCTTGCGTTTCTACCTTGAAGAACAACGGTGGCGGAAGCTCCAGCGGAAGACTGCCCTGCACGCTCAGGCGCTCGGGATTCGGACGGAGGAGGATGTGGATCGACTCGTCCATGCGGTGCGTAAGTAA
- a CDS encoding PilT protein domain-containing protein — protein MRIVLDTNVFISALAFPGSKPDQILSRIRRGEFDLFISPFILSELDRVLREKFRFSKKDTDARVRAIRTIAHLVHPTEQIHVITDKDDDNRILECALAAQAEFLITGDHAHLLPLRSYRQTKIVTPAQFLEHEVP, from the coding sequence ATGCGCATCGTCCTGGACACCAACGTGTTCATCTCGGCCCTCGCGTTTCCAGGGAGCAAGCCGGATCAAATCCTGTCCCGCATCCGCCGAGGGGAGTTCGACCTGTTCATCTCTCCGTTTATCCTGTCCGAGCTCGACCGTGTTCTGCGGGAGAAGTTCCGCTTCAGTAAAAAGGACACCGACGCGCGGGTCAGGGCCATCCGCACCATTGCCCATCTTGTTCACCCCACAGAGCAAATCCACGTGATCACCGACAAAGATGATGACAACCGCATCCTCGAATGCGCCCTCGCCGCTCAAGCCGAGTTCCTCATCACTGGAGACCACGCACATCTGCTTCCTCTGCGATCATACCGTCAGACCAAGATTGTCACCCCGGCTCAATTCCTTGAGCATGAGGTTCCCTAG
- a CDS encoding excinuclease ABC subunit A, which translates to MIKTFKCPDTEALAKGRRVTRFVSIESVARRKLRQLQIAGRLEDLRVPPGNRLEALKGNRVGQYSIRVNDQFRVCFRWTAAGAEDVEIVDYH; encoded by the coding sequence GTGATCAAGACGTTCAAGTGCCCAGACACGGAAGCGCTTGCGAAGGGCCGGCGGGTCACGCGGTTCGTGAGCATCGAGTCGGTCGCGCGACGCAAGCTTCGCCAATTGCAGATCGCGGGCCGGCTGGAAGACCTGCGGGTGCCGCCGGGAAATCGGCTTGAAGCGCTCAAGGGGAACCGCGTCGGCCAGTACAGCATCCGAGTGAACGATCAGTTCCGTGTGTGCTTTCGGTGGACGGCGGCAGGCGCCGAGGACGTCGAAATTGTGGACTATCATTGA
- a CDS encoding virulence factor translates to MRKLKPVTPGELLREEFLVPMGITQYRLAKAIGVPAQRISEIVAGKRAVTADTDLRLSRFFGLSNGYWLRAQAAYDTEMAEAALAKSLARIKPWAEAGHHARTSAQ, encoded by the coding sequence ATGCGTAAGCTTAAGCCTGTAACACCCGGCGAGTTACTACGCGAAGAGTTTCTGGTCCCGATGGGTATTACGCAATATCGTCTCGCCAAGGCCATTGGCGTGCCCGCCCAGCGAATAAGTGAGATCGTAGCAGGTAAGCGCGCCGTTACGGCGGACACCGACCTGCGTCTCTCCCGGTTCTTCGGTCTGTCCAACGGCTATTGGCTGCGGGCACAAGCAGCCTATGATACGGAGATGGCGGAAGCAGCGTTGGCTAAGTCGCTGGCAAGGATCAAGCCGTGGGCGGAGGCGGGGCATCACGCGAGAACCTCGGCCCAATAA
- the vgb_1 gene encoding Virginiamycin B lyase, translating into MATTEGMTRSRKLWRMPWLEFAVAATTAIALTVGLAQSPAGAATIAEFPIPTVESHPLGITLGPDGALWFTEVDGPKIGRITTAGTITEFPLPTGSYEPGHITAGPDGALWFTEVFSNKIGRITTAGTITEFPVPTPGTPNDITLGPDGALWFTDGLGNQIRRITGSGTITGFLLPIPNSRPSRITLGPDGALWFTEPSADKIGRITTAGVITEFAIPKSDPRLHIIPYDIAAGPDGALWFTEAGTHKIGRITPDIGPIPINLTARQLLNVATFVGPTTPPTPQQQQQTFRTTDPILAGASYYDPAEACVGVPPAGVKLFVFTLEGQLVLGRNRDTGGVSSTQIGTSNYQALLATLEPGALPPGAYNLIFWVKDCTDTYTLVSEFSALGVLGP; encoded by the coding sequence ATGGCTACGACTGAGGGGATGACGCGCAGCAGAAAGCTCTGGCGAATGCCATGGCTGGAATTCGCCGTCGCCGCGACTACGGCCATCGCGCTCACCGTAGGGCTCGCCCAGTCACCTGCTGGGGCCGCCACCATCGCCGAATTTCCCATTCCCACGGTCGAGAGTCACCCGTTGGGCATCACACTCGGCCCGGACGGTGCCCTTTGGTTCACAGAGGTCGATGGGCCTAAGATCGGGCGGATTACGACGGCCGGGACTATCACCGAATTTCCCCTCCCGACGGGGAGCTATGAGCCGGGACACATCACGGCTGGACCCGACGGCGCCCTCTGGTTCACCGAAGTGTTCAGCAACAAAATCGGGCGGATTACGACGGCCGGGACTATCACCGAATTTCCCGTCCCCACGCCGGGCACCCCGAATGACATCACCCTCGGCCCGGACGGCGCCCTCTGGTTCACTGACGGCCTTGGCAACCAAATCAGGCGGATCACCGGGAGCGGGACCATCACTGGGTTCCTTCTCCCCATTCCTAACAGTCGCCCGAGCCGCATCACGCTCGGCCCGGACGGCGCCCTCTGGTTCACTGAGCCAAGTGCTGACAAGATCGGACGGATCACGACCGCCGGAGTCATCACCGAGTTTGCCATCCCTAAATCTGATCCCCGCCTTCACATCATCCCGTATGATATCGCTGCGGGCCCGGACGGTGCCCTCTGGTTCACTGAGGCGGGTACTCACAAGATCGGACGGATCACCCCTGACATCGGCCCCATCCCCATCAACCTCACCGCCCGTCAACTCCTCAACGTGGCCACCTTTGTGGGGCCGACCACGCCGCCGACCCCGCAGCAACAGCAGCAGACCTTCCGCACGACCGATCCGATCCTCGCCGGCGCCTCCTACTATGACCCGGCGGAGGCCTGTGTCGGGGTCCCACCCGCGGGAGTCAAGCTCTTCGTCTTCACGCTGGAGGGCCAACTGGTGTTGGGACGCAACCGGGATACCGGGGGCGTCAGCAGCACGCAGATCGGCACATCGAATTACCAGGCGCTCCTCGCCACGCTGGAGCCCGGGGCGCTACCCCCCGGCGCGTATAACCTAATCTTCTGGGTCAAGGACTGCACGGACACGTACACCTTGGTGTCGGAGTTCTCCGCGCTTGGGGTGCTCGGCCCCTAG
- the apr gene encoding Subtilisin DY gives MTKRCAVFIAAAALLLASGESARSHAQPPDWHFSRGASLSTSNAETWSESKGHQKIASRLAQASGAVLLSTQSGLAPAPSPESLSGFARFDQQGKIQVYITMDHVNDSALNALRATGVEIDIYDPSQRLVQGWIAPAQVQAVADLPSVILVDLPNYGMTNAGSVTTQGDAVIRANQARALPGVTGSGVQVGVLSDGISSLTASVASGDLPASGVTMPAAPLTGGGISLDSPLPGGATFTVTPVGRSDLTSGTEGTAMLEIIHDIAPGAQLFFAPGGTGTTLANQRAIRWLKSQGVRVIADDSVFLNAGPYDGTSAISQELSNAVASGVSYFVAVGNYAQQYYRGLFTDTDGDTFHEFDVSLGLPRIDNAGETLNVTVQPGATVIIILQWNDPFGGSTNNYDLCVHDPADIPAAPPVLSCSATPQTGTQNPTEFLAITRGGLTPGTLGVRIHRVGGAAPRVFDLFIIGGVMNEFVVPGGSVPNKSDARGGVISVGAVDWQTPNAIEFFSSRGPTSDGRVKPELVAPDGVSTSVAGFTPFFGTSAATPHAAGAAALVLSANPTLTPAQLSARLTQTAVPLGSPIPNNTFGFGRIDALQALSVSDPTGPAIARQLLNPATFVGPTVPPTPQQRQTTFRTIDPILAGATYYDPTEACAGVSPAAVKLFVFTLEGQLVLGRNRDTTGGVTSTQIGTSKYQALLATLEPGALPPGAYNAVFWVKDCTDTYTLVSEFSALGVLAP, from the coding sequence ATGACAAAGCGATGTGCGGTATTCATTGCGGCGGCAGCGTTATTGCTGGCGAGCGGCGAGAGTGCGAGGAGCCATGCCCAGCCGCCTGACTGGCACTTTTCCAGGGGCGCCAGCCTGTCAACTTCGAACGCTGAGACATGGTCCGAGTCCAAAGGCCACCAGAAAATCGCCTCAAGGCTGGCACAGGCGTCGGGCGCGGTATTACTGTCGACACAGTCTGGCCTCGCACCTGCTCCCTCGCCTGAAAGCCTGTCGGGCTTCGCTCGATTCGATCAGCAGGGAAAGATCCAGGTCTACATCACCATGGATCACGTGAATGACAGCGCACTCAACGCCCTTCGGGCTACGGGGGTGGAGATCGACATTTATGATCCCTCCCAGCGACTGGTCCAAGGCTGGATTGCGCCGGCTCAAGTACAAGCCGTTGCGGATCTCCCGAGTGTGATCCTTGTTGATCTGCCGAACTACGGCATGACCAACGCCGGATCCGTGACCACGCAAGGCGATGCGGTCATTCGCGCTAACCAGGCGAGAGCTCTGCCTGGGGTCACAGGGAGCGGAGTGCAAGTGGGCGTGCTCTCCGATGGGATCAGCAGCCTCACTGCCAGCGTCGCTTCCGGTGATTTACCGGCCTCCGGGGTTACCATGCCGGCTGCACCGCTCACTGGGGGCGGCATCTCACTCGACAGCCCGCTGCCCGGAGGCGCAACGTTTACGGTGACCCCTGTAGGCCGATCAGATCTTACGTCTGGCACGGAGGGCACGGCGATGCTTGAGATCATCCATGACATCGCCCCCGGTGCGCAACTTTTCTTCGCTCCTGGCGGTACAGGCACAACGCTCGCCAACCAGAGGGCAATCCGGTGGCTAAAGTCTCAGGGTGTCAGAGTGATAGCCGACGACAGTGTGTTCCTCAATGCGGGACCCTACGACGGAACAAGCGCGATCTCCCAAGAGCTATCGAATGCTGTGGCAAGCGGCGTCTCCTACTTTGTCGCTGTCGGCAATTATGCCCAACAGTACTACCGGGGTCTCTTCACCGATACCGATGGGGACACCTTCCATGAGTTCGACGTAAGCCTTGGACTTCCCAGAATCGACAACGCAGGGGAGACATTGAACGTGACCGTCCAACCCGGTGCGACGGTGATAATCATTTTGCAGTGGAATGATCCCTTCGGCGGCTCCACAAACAACTACGATCTCTGCGTCCACGATCCGGCCGACATCCCTGCTGCGCCACCAGTCCTCTCTTGCTCTGCAACCCCTCAGACCGGTACTCAAAACCCTACCGAGTTTCTTGCCATCACAAGGGGGGGGCTCACGCCCGGTACTCTTGGGGTGCGCATTCATCGAGTAGGCGGGGCTGCTCCACGGGTGTTTGATCTGTTCATCATCGGCGGTGTGATGAACGAGTTTGTGGTCCCAGGGGGGAGCGTCCCGAATAAATCGGATGCCAGGGGCGGCGTCATCTCCGTCGGGGCGGTCGACTGGCAAACACCGAATGCGATTGAATTTTTTAGCTCCCGAGGGCCTACAAGTGACGGCAGAGTAAAACCCGAACTCGTCGCTCCGGACGGGGTTTCGACGAGCGTTGCCGGATTTACTCCCTTCTTTGGAACCTCTGCCGCCACTCCTCACGCGGCCGGCGCTGCGGCGCTCGTGCTGAGCGCGAACCCGACATTGACGCCTGCCCAATTGTCAGCCAGACTGACTCAAACGGCTGTGCCCTTGGGTTCCCCCATCCCCAACAATACCTTCGGCTTCGGACGTATCGACGCCCTTCAGGCGCTCTCCGTTTCCGACCCCACCGGACCGGCGATTGCCCGCCAGCTTCTCAACCCCGCCACCTTTGTGGGGCCGACGGTACCGCCGACCCCGCAGCAACGGCAGACGACCTTCCGCACAATCGACCCTATCCTCGCGGGGGCCACCTATTATGACCCGACGGAGGCCTGCGCCGGCGTCTCGCCGGCCGCGGTCAAGCTGTTCGTCTTCACCCTGGAGGGGCAACTGGTTCTGGGGCGCAATCGCGATACGACCGGGGGCGTGACCAGCACGCAGATCGGCACATCGAAGTACCAGGCCCTCCTCGCTACGTTGGAGCCCGGGGCGCTTCCCCCGGGCGCCTACAACGCCGTCTTCTGGGTCAAGGACTGCACGGACACGTACACCTTGGTGTCGGAGTTCTCCGCGCTTGGGGTGCTTGCCCCCTGA
- a CDS encoding Fibronectin, type III, whose translation MRIRQIIIAASLGLFVLSGCGKSGPPVVPILAEPSPPTDLTALVRSRTVILAWTRPTTNVDGTALKYLATFQISRQQTAPQVSAYSVITTVKAEKPENAIVSGNRYAFTDKDVVVGARYTYTIEAVSRRGIIGPSSPEAIALVTVEIEAPSGLRAEGGERTVRLSWDAPVRRADGSALGVVPRYNIYRGTSPGQYGASSINREPVRHTQFHDTDLVNDQTYYYRVAAVESQEPPWQEGLPSSEVSVAPVDLTPPAPPQRVRAVVGPGLVVSLSWELNRESDLLGYLVYRSDAAERSPHRLTEAPIKSPTFTDRSVRSRSRYLYTVTAVDASSRHNESVASEPVEVRVP comes from the coding sequence ATGCGGATTCGACAGATCATCATTGCAGCGTCTCTTGGCTTATTTGTCCTCTCCGGTTGCGGCAAGAGTGGACCGCCTGTGGTGCCGATCCTGGCGGAGCCATCGCCACCGACCGATCTGACGGCGCTTGTGCGGAGCCGTACGGTGATCCTCGCATGGACCAGGCCAACGACCAATGTTGATGGCACGGCGTTGAAATACCTGGCCACGTTCCAAATCTCCAGACAGCAAACAGCCCCTCAGGTCTCCGCCTATTCGGTCATTACCACCGTAAAGGCTGAGAAGCCGGAGAACGCCATCGTGTCAGGCAATCGTTATGCCTTCACCGATAAGGATGTGGTCGTAGGCGCGAGGTATACCTATACCATCGAGGCTGTGAGCCGGCGCGGGATCATCGGGCCGTCGTCACCGGAAGCGATCGCCTTGGTTACAGTCGAGATCGAGGCGCCCTCCGGCCTGCGGGCGGAGGGCGGCGAACGCACGGTCCGCCTCTCATGGGATGCGCCAGTACGGCGAGCCGATGGAAGCGCGTTGGGAGTGGTTCCAAGGTATAATATCTATCGGGGTACCAGCCCTGGCCAATACGGCGCGTCTTCGATCAACCGGGAGCCCGTCCGGCATACGCAGTTCCACGATACGGATCTGGTCAACGATCAGACATACTACTACCGCGTGGCGGCGGTGGAGAGTCAGGAGCCGCCCTGGCAGGAGGGGTTGCCGTCGAGCGAGGTAAGCGTCGCCCCGGTCGATCTGACGCCTCCGGCCCCTCCACAACGTGTGCGGGCGGTTGTCGGGCCTGGCCTCGTTGTCTCGCTGAGCTGGGAGCTGAACCGCGAATCGGACCTGCTGGGCTATCTCGTCTATCGAAGCGACGCTGCGGAACGTTCCCCCCACCGACTGACAGAAGCTCCGATCAAATCGCCTACCTTCACCGACCGATCGGTCCGTTCACGCAGTCGGTACCTCTACACGGTGACGGCTGTTGACGCCTCTTCCAGGCACAACGAAAGCGTCGCCTCAGAGCCTGTCGAGGTCCGCGTCCCGTAA
- a CDS encoding argininosuccinate lyase, which translates to MKVGSRTRKPWGGRFQQATDPRVEAYTASIHVDRRLSKHDIAGSIAHARMLAKCGLLTRAEADKIVAGLEEIGGEIERGEFRFDPSLEDIHMAIEARLIEKVGDAGAKLHTGRSRNDQVALDLRLYLRDEIGELRHLIAGLERALIAQAEAHLDLIMPGYTHMQRAQPILLAHHLMAYVEMLERDRERLLDALRRVDVLPLGSGALAGVGLPIDRRFVARALGFPELSANSLDAVSDRDFVVEPLFACTLLMTHLSRMAEEIVLWASAEFGFIELSDAFATGSSMMPQKKNPDVAELARGKTGRVFGAMVALLTIIKGLPLSYNRDLQEDKEPLFDSVESVKATLLVMASLVGSLTFCADRMRRATEDGFLNATDLADYLVCKGMPFRQAHEVVGLLVRGALARRCRLEELSLKELQTASPLFEKDVFDYIALDACIERRTATGGTATSAVKKAIKAAKTRLRSR; encoded by the coding sequence ATGAAAGTGGGATCGAGAACTCGAAAGCCATGGGGCGGACGGTTTCAGCAGGCGACCGATCCGCGAGTGGAAGCGTATACCGCGTCGATCCACGTTGACCGGCGCCTCTCCAAACACGATATCGCCGGCAGTATCGCGCACGCGCGGATGCTGGCAAAGTGCGGCCTGTTGACCAGGGCCGAGGCCGACAAGATCGTGGCAGGGCTTGAGGAGATCGGCGGCGAGATCGAGCGAGGCGAGTTTCGGTTTGACCCCTCGTTAGAAGACATCCACATGGCAATCGAGGCCCGACTGATCGAGAAGGTGGGAGACGCCGGTGCAAAGCTCCACACCGGTCGGAGCCGGAATGACCAGGTGGCCCTCGATCTGCGCCTCTATCTGCGGGATGAGATCGGAGAGCTTCGCCATCTGATCGCTGGGCTTGAGCGGGCTCTCATTGCGCAGGCAGAAGCCCACCTTGATCTGATCATGCCCGGCTACACCCACATGCAACGGGCTCAGCCGATTCTCCTGGCGCACCATCTGATGGCTTATGTCGAGATGCTGGAACGGGATCGCGAGCGACTGCTGGATGCGCTTCGCAGGGTTGACGTCCTGCCGCTTGGCTCAGGCGCACTGGCTGGGGTCGGCCTGCCGATCGATCGCCGCTTCGTCGCCAGGGCGCTTGGATTTCCGGAACTGTCGGCCAACTCGCTGGATGCGGTGTCGGACCGCGACTTTGTCGTCGAGCCGCTGTTCGCCTGCACGCTCCTGATGACGCACCTATCCCGCATGGCAGAAGAGATTGTCCTATGGGCCTCGGCGGAGTTCGGGTTTATCGAGTTGTCGGATGCCTTTGCGACCGGTTCCAGTATGATGCCGCAGAAAAAGAACCCGGACGTGGCGGAGCTGGCGCGAGGGAAGACCGGCCGCGTCTTCGGCGCCATGGTGGCGCTGTTGACCATCATCAAGGGGCTGCCGCTCAGCTACAACCGCGATCTGCAGGAGGACAAGGAACCCCTCTTTGACAGTGTAGAGTCTGTCAAGGCGACCCTCCTCGTCATGGCGTCCCTGGTGGGCAGTCTCACATTCTGTGCGGATCGGATGCGGCGGGCGACAGAGGACGGATTTTTAAACGCTACCGATCTAGCCGACTATCTGGTGTGTAAGGGGATGCCGTTCCGACAGGCCCATGAGGTCGTGGGCCTGCTCGTCCGAGGTGCGCTTGCCAGGCGGTGTCGGCTCGAGGAGCTCTCGCTGAAAGAGTTGCAGACCGCTTCCCCTTTGTTCGAGAAGGACGTCTTTGACTATATTGCGCTCGATGCCTGTATCGAGCGACGAACAGCCACCGGCGGGACCGCAACGAGCGCGGTAAAAAAGGCCATCAAAGCCGCCAAGACCAGACTTCGGAGTCGATAA